In Nicotiana tabacum cultivar K326 chromosome 19, ASM71507v2, whole genome shotgun sequence, one DNA window encodes the following:
- the LOC142173756 gene encoding uncharacterized protein LOC142173756: protein MPKWSDPLNHLAYADDTIIFASAHPPSLSKIMAVLGNYEKISSQMINKDKSSYYMHSKVANELFQAVGAITGFARCKFPFTYLGCPMFYTRRRKDYYEDLIKKVKAKLHSWKGKLLSFGGKATLISSVLQSMPVHMLSVLDPPKEHHGAST from the coding sequence ATGCCTAAGTGGTCTGATCCTTTAAACCACTTGGCATATGCTGATGATACGATAATCTTTGCATCTGCTCATCCTCCCTCTTTGAGCAAGATTATGGCAGTGTTGGGAAACTATGAGAAGATATCAAGTCAGATGATCaacaaagataagagttcatactaCATGCATTCAAAGGTTGCTAATGAATTATTTCAGGCAGTTGGAGCTATTACAGGATTTGCAAGATGTAAATTCCCCTTCACATATCTAGGGTGTCCTATGTTTTACACTAGAAGGAGGAAGGACTATTATGAGGAtcttatcaagaaggtgaaggctaAATTGCATTCATGGAAAGGAAAGTTGTTGTCATTTGGAGGAAAGGCAACACTCATCTCTAGTGTGTTGCAAAGTATGCCAGTTCACATGTTATCAGTCCTTGATCCACCAAAAGAGCATCATGGGGCGTCTACATAA